The Fulvivirga ligni genome window below encodes:
- a CDS encoding DUF4905 domain-containing protein: MRKLPLKFSYLSEGKIWNIISAFGSDYMLLEIRHPDELLAQYYLLDLENNEWLIEGLTFEEKWWISASYVYENVILFYTYGGKDNPDYKDFFAYDVSGKKILWTKEEVRLLQTGNNHLLLGKKGEEDPFIVDFRTGNTVAATTEEEIENIPIIQPFYYQQDSPHFHTVSKFLKSRLAIGIVKGAHYFENEQFIVVSYYYNEEETLNNKLIVLDRKGNIYLNELIGQKLPGIADDTFFVYDDKLIFVKDNSELFIYHLRIDNVN, from the coding sequence GTGAGAAAACTCCCACTTAAATTTTCATATTTATCTGAGGGTAAGATCTGGAATATCATATCTGCTTTTGGTAGTGATTATATGCTACTGGAAATCAGGCATCCTGATGAGCTTCTGGCGCAGTACTATCTGCTTGATTTGGAAAATAATGAATGGCTGATAGAAGGGCTCACATTTGAAGAGAAGTGGTGGATCAGCGCCTCTTATGTCTATGAAAATGTAATCCTGTTTTATACCTATGGCGGAAAGGATAATCCTGACTATAAAGACTTTTTTGCTTACGATGTGTCTGGTAAGAAAATCCTTTGGACCAAAGAAGAAGTACGGTTGCTTCAAACGGGCAATAACCATCTCTTACTAGGGAAAAAAGGCGAGGAAGATCCTTTTATTGTTGATTTTAGAACTGGTAATACCGTGGCTGCTACTACGGAAGAGGAAATAGAAAATATTCCGATAATACAGCCGTTCTACTACCAGCAGGATTCGCCTCATTTTCATACGGTGAGTAAATTCCTAAAATCAAGGCTGGCCATAGGGATAGTGAAAGGAGCTCATTACTTTGAGAATGAGCAATTTATAGTTGTTTCATATTATTATAATGAAGAGGAAACTCTAAATAATAAGCTCATAGTTCTGGATAGAAAGGGCAATATTTATTTAAATGAGTTAATTGGGCAAAAATTGCCAGGAATAGCTGATGATACCTTCTTCGTTTATGATGATAAGCTTATTTTTGTTAAAGATAATTCTGAGCTTTTTATATATCATTTACGAATAGATAACGTTAACTAG
- a CDS encoding LysM peptidoglycan-binding domain-containing protein, whose protein sequence is MRYFLLVALLGCSFYGRAEIYPMDSVGVEKKDGKVFILHKVEDKETLYSLSRRYNVSIYNIIEHNPPVEFGLEVGQIVKIPYQKAAKTEVVSNKPNNTTPVNNTVTTPKPVSSDPGKKIHVVKPKETIYSISKMYGITREELREWNGIEGNVLDIGQELIIKQSNTATATNNTPTSNTPAASGDKIHEVKAGETLYSLSKKYDVAMGEIMVWNDLQEATAISVGQKLIVGKSNGAAETNTVKEEPVFDHTKPVSSETTTSEENQFPSIARKKDSTTVTTPKGTMEPTFKKEIIESGNAQLIDGSGNTRKYLALHRTAKVGTIMKVRNEMNGQEVFVRVMGKLPDTGVNDNVLIRISKSAYDRLGAIDPKFRVSLSYLP, encoded by the coding sequence ATGAGATATTTTTTATTAGTTGCACTTCTAGGGTGCAGTTTTTATGGTCGTGCTGAAATCTACCCAATGGATTCAGTAGGGGTGGAGAAGAAAGATGGAAAGGTATTTATACTTCATAAAGTGGAAGACAAGGAAACGTTGTATTCACTTTCCAGAAGATATAATGTTTCTATTTACAATATCATAGAACATAACCCACCTGTGGAATTTGGACTTGAAGTAGGGCAGATAGTGAAAATTCCTTACCAGAAAGCGGCTAAGACAGAGGTTGTTTCTAATAAGCCAAATAATACTACCCCTGTAAATAACACAGTGACTACACCCAAACCAGTATCATCAGATCCTGGTAAGAAAATACATGTGGTAAAGCCTAAGGAGACTATCTACTCCATTTCTAAGATGTATGGCATCACCCGTGAAGAGCTGAGAGAGTGGAATGGTATTGAAGGAAATGTTTTAGACATAGGGCAGGAGCTTATTATTAAGCAATCTAATACAGCTACTGCAACCAATAATACTCCCACATCAAATACGCCTGCAGCGTCTGGAGATAAAATCCATGAGGTGAAAGCCGGCGAAACATTGTATTCACTTTCTAAGAAATATGATGTGGCCATGGGTGAGATTATGGTTTGGAATGACCTTCAGGAAGCTACTGCTATAAGTGTAGGTCAAAAATTGATTGTAGGCAAATCAAATGGAGCCGCTGAAACAAATACGGTGAAAGAAGAGCCAGTATTTGATCATACTAAGCCAGTATCCAGTGAAACTACTACATCTGAGGAGAATCAGTTTCCTTCTATAGCTAGAAAGAAAGATAGCACCACAGTTACCACACCAAAGGGAACCATGGAGCCTACTTTTAAGAAAGAAATTATCGAATCTGGAAATGCTCAACTGATCGATGGTTCGGGGAATACCAGAAAATATTTAGCACTTCATAGAACAGCCAAAGTAGGCACTATTATGAAAGTGAGAAATGAAATGAATGGCCAGGAGGTTTTTGTTAGAGTAATGGGTAAGTTACCTGATACCGGAGTTAACGATAATGTTCTCATAAGAATCTCAAAATCAGCTTATGATAGGTTAGGTGCCATAGATCCTAAATTCAGAGTGTCTCTTTCATACCTTCCATAA
- a CDS encoding TIGR02757 family protein, producing MEEYNHPGFILNDPVSIPHQYTKQQDIEIAGFVAAVLAWGQRVTIINKCNELFGLMDNAPHDFIINHEESDLKKFLNFKHRTFNATDTLYFIEFFREFYQHNGTLETAFIKGLNAESEHVGEGIKNFHHTFFSLPDAPQRTKKHIATPERKSACKRINMFLRWMVRQDEAGVDFGFWTNIKQSQLICPCDLHVDRVARKLGLIKRKQTDWQTAVELTAELKSFDPEDPVKYDFALFGLGVEEKF from the coding sequence GTGGAGGAATACAATCACCCGGGTTTCATTCTGAATGATCCTGTATCTATCCCTCATCAGTATACTAAGCAGCAAGACATAGAAATAGCAGGTTTCGTAGCAGCTGTGCTGGCCTGGGGGCAGCGTGTAACCATAATCAATAAGTGCAATGAGCTTTTCGGGCTGATGGATAATGCTCCTCATGATTTTATCATTAATCATGAGGAAAGTGATCTCAAGAAGTTTTTAAACTTTAAGCACCGTACATTTAATGCTACGGATACCCTGTACTTCATCGAATTCTTTCGGGAATTTTATCAGCATAATGGCACACTTGAAACGGCTTTTATTAAAGGATTGAATGCAGAAAGTGAGCATGTGGGTGAAGGCATTAAAAACTTTCATCATACCTTCTTTAGTCTGCCAGATGCCCCTCAGCGTACTAAAAAACATATTGCCACCCCGGAAAGAAAATCAGCTTGCAAAAGGATAAACATGTTCCTTCGCTGGATGGTTAGGCAAGATGAAGCCGGTGTAGATTTTGGCTTTTGGACTAACATAAAGCAGAGTCAGCTCATCTGCCCCTGTGACCTACATGTAGATAGAGTAGCTAGAAAATTGGGGCTCATCAAAAGAAAACAAACTGATTGGCAAACAGCCGTAGAATTAACGGCTGAACTAAAGTCCTTTGATCCAGAAGATCCGGTAAAATATGATTTTGCCCTATTCGGCCTCGGAGTTGAAGAGAAGTTTTAA
- the pyrE gene encoding orotate phosphoribosyltransferase, whose amino-acid sequence MSADLGYTIAAKLLDIQAIKLNLDSPFSWSSGWKSPIYCDNRLSLSFPETRTLIKDALASTIKEQYPDVEAIAGVATAGIPQGALVADALGVPFIYVRSKPKGHGMENMIEGKITEGQKVVVIEDLVSTGGSSLKAVEALRAVDMEVLGMAAIFTYGFNIADKNFTDADVSLVCLSNYNLLIEEALKRGYVSEDQIDSLKEWRESPDTWGK is encoded by the coding sequence ATGTCTGCAGATTTAGGATACACCATCGCCGCGAAACTTTTAGATATTCAAGCAATTAAGCTCAACCTTGATTCTCCTTTCAGCTGGAGCTCCGGATGGAAGTCACCTATCTACTGCGACAACCGGTTATCTTTATCCTTCCCTGAGACAAGAACTTTAATAAAAGATGCCTTAGCCAGCACTATTAAGGAGCAATATCCTGATGTAGAAGCCATTGCTGGGGTAGCCACTGCCGGTATACCACAAGGTGCCCTTGTAGCTGATGCCTTAGGAGTTCCTTTTATCTATGTTAGATCCAAACCTAAAGGACATGGCATGGAAAACATGATTGAAGGTAAAATCACTGAAGGACAAAAAGTAGTGGTAATCGAAGACCTGGTATCTACCGGGGGAAGCTCTCTGAAGGCTGTAGAAGCGCTTAGAGCTGTTGATATGGAAGTTCTTGGTATGGCAGCCATATTCACCTACGGATTCAATATAGCCGATAAAAACTTCACTGACGCTGATGTATCTCTTGTTTGCCTGAGCAACTACAACCTATTAATAGAAGAAGCATTAAAAAGAGGGTATGTTTCTGAAGATCAGATAGACTCTTTAAAAGAATGGAGAGAAAGCCCAGATACCTGGGGTAAGTAA
- a CDS encoding NUDIX hydrolase produces MNLFINDIPVQLVKATEKLDKREFNNIINAEVEPITQAKLLHRVWIKHVKREDLDHLFDLLDTTVPQGLIALTLTIDDYDDMKKFLKKKFKIIKAAGGIVRKKDKILMIYRLKKWDLPKGKLDKGEGNRVAAQREVEEECNVKVDLQAKICTTWHTYTMKKRRILKKTAWYSMDIVKDSKMKPQLEEDIEEVRWMTRKEIFHALQDSYKSIGFVFDQYFQKEKEETE; encoded by the coding sequence ATGAACCTATTCATCAATGACATTCCTGTTCAGCTGGTGAAAGCTACGGAGAAGCTTGATAAGCGTGAATTTAACAATATCATAAATGCAGAAGTGGAGCCTATCACACAGGCTAAATTGTTGCATAGGGTTTGGATAAAGCATGTGAAACGTGAGGACTTGGATCATTTGTTTGATCTGCTGGATACCACAGTGCCTCAAGGACTTATTGCTTTAACCTTGACCATCGATGACTATGATGATATGAAGAAGTTTCTGAAAAAGAAATTTAAGATCATCAAAGCCGCAGGTGGTATTGTAAGAAAGAAGGATAAGATCCTTATGATCTACCGCCTTAAAAAGTGGGATTTGCCTAAGGGTAAGCTAGATAAGGGTGAGGGAAACCGTGTGGCAGCTCAAAGAGAGGTGGAAGAGGAATGTAACGTTAAGGTAGATCTTCAAGCGAAGATTTGTACTACATGGCATACCTATACCATGAAGAAAAGGCGCATTTTAAAGAAGACCGCCTGGTATAGTATGGATATAGTTAAAGACTCAAAAATGAAGCCTCAGCTGGAAGAAGATATTGAAGAGGTGAGATGGATGACACGTAAAGAGATTTTTCACGCCCTCCAGGACTCATACAAATCTATAGGCTTTGTATTTGATCAATACTTCCAAAAGGAGAAAGAGGAAACGGAATAA
- the coaD gene encoding pantetheine-phosphate adenylyltransferase, with translation MKKIAIFPGSFDPFTKGHEDIVLRGLTLFDEIIIGIGHNSKKNIRYFDIDVMVGLIEETFKDYDNIKVVVYNELTAELARKHGANYLLRGLRNTTDFEYENSIAQVNKYLYEHLESVFLITSPELAAISSSIIREVHKYGGDVSDFIPYPLPK, from the coding sequence ATGAAAAAAATAGCTATTTTTCCTGGCTCCTTTGATCCCTTCACCAAGGGGCATGAGGACATAGTTTTACGTGGTTTAACACTATTTGACGAAATTATTATCGGTATAGGCCATAACAGCAAAAAGAACATCAGATACTTTGATATTGATGTTATGGTAGGTTTAATAGAAGAGACCTTTAAAGACTATGATAATATAAAGGTAGTGGTATATAATGAGCTTACGGCAGAGCTGGCTAGAAAGCATGGAGCCAACTACTTACTGAGAGGGCTAAGAAATACTACCGACTTTGAGTATGAAAACAGCATTGCTCAGGTAAACAAATACCTTTATGAGCATTTGGAATCTGTTTTCCTGATTACATCACCAGAGTTAGCAGCAATAAGCAGTTCTATTATCAGAGAGGTACATAAGTACGGAGGAGATGTAAGTGACTTCATCCCCTACCCGCTTCCTAAATAA
- a CDS encoding DUF3822 family protein has translation MNTATASYKLIKKIKDEKFDVENLHLYNLMIQIGIRDLQVAVVDSTSNRTLLLEDYILSSAKTHHEFLDILKALFGDHHILMAGFWKNVRISIKNSKFSLVPSSLFVKEALVDYLSLNSPVNPEKEEVLYYKHIKSDAICVFAINRNLYQWLKELYPNADVGFLHQSSVLIEGTTNYEESNKKDTLYLYIDRFKLHLITLKNNKLEYYNQFSIKQFNDYIKYIMLVMKGLQKSQQKTEVILWGYIGKQSPHYQEFYKFIKNISFGERPSYLDFGYIFDEVQDHHYFDLYSIHLCD, from the coding sequence TTGAATACCGCTACAGCCAGCTATAAGCTTATAAAGAAAATAAAGGACGAGAAGTTTGATGTAGAAAATCTTCACCTTTATAATCTGATGATTCAGATTGGAATCAGAGACTTACAGGTGGCTGTAGTTGATTCTACCAGCAACCGTACTCTTCTTTTAGAAGATTATATATTATCAAGTGCCAAAACTCACCACGAGTTCTTAGACATCTTAAAGGCACTATTTGGAGACCACCACATATTGATGGCTGGTTTCTGGAAAAACGTGAGAATTAGCATTAAAAATTCTAAATTCTCTTTAGTCCCTTCATCACTATTTGTAAAAGAAGCGCTAGTAGACTATTTAAGTCTTAACAGCCCTGTAAATCCTGAAAAGGAAGAGGTGCTTTATTACAAGCACATTAAGTCAGATGCTATTTGCGTTTTCGCTATTAATAGAAACCTATACCAATGGCTTAAAGAGCTATATCCTAACGCAGATGTAGGCTTCTTGCACCAGTCTAGTGTATTGATAGAAGGAACAACCAACTACGAAGAGTCTAACAAAAAGGACACACTTTACCTTTACATAGACCGTTTTAAACTGCACCTTATTACCCTTAAGAACAATAAACTGGAATATTATAACCAGTTTTCTATTAAGCAGTTTAACGATTACATTAAATACATTATGCTGGTAATGAAAGGATTACAGAAGAGCCAGCAAAAAACTGAGGTGATTTTATGGGGCTACATCGGTAAGCAGTCTCCTCACTATCAGGAATTTTACAAGTTTATCAAAAACATATCTTTCGGTGAGAGACCTTCTTACCTTGACTTCGGATATATTTTTGATGAGGTACAGGATCATCACTATTTTGACTTGTACAGTATCCACCTTTGCGATTAG